Proteins encoded together in one Pseudorca crassidens isolate mPseCra1 chromosome 17, mPseCra1.hap1, whole genome shotgun sequence window:
- the GSDMD gene encoding gasdermin-D isoform X1: protein MTPHPGGAHGPLERWTSGCPGVLLLVFVLGDSQQAPSASQSIPGLAKQDCFGGKELPITGDVQAPTFPLCRPPSSSPAGARPGPAALLRSMASAFARVVRSVVQELDHGGELTPVDSLQSSTSFQLYCLLGRKSSSSRFWKHRYTRVNLSIRDILEPDAPEPAVECGNTFHFHDAMDGKMQGSVELAAPGQGKLSGGAAVSGSSSASMIVCTLRVAPNTWEAMHRERRLRRPEHKVLQQLRNRGDDVFVVTEVLQTQQEVEVTWTQKQEGSGQFALPGAMGLQGRGEGHLSQNKMVTIPAGSILAFRVAQLVMGSDWDILFFPDKKQTTFRPQQEGGQLQRSSCLTSTKFLSLRFKFLSDGPMEDRLATTEGFQGLQAEVEAWAVGLEGLSREPCRQLLGALGQVLRDEAALQALDESLEHGLRGGLLESRDGPVGAVLECLVFSSRRLEKRLAGPVFYLLQALAALSATQRVLLAEVLEMGALSGAFKLVENLLEQSAPRQEHRAAPLPREPLGSSWGSEAPTWVLLEECGLEPQVGAPQVCWKPEAQGRASALYACLALLLRLSRLC from the exons ATGACGCCCCACCCTGGAGGTGCTCATGGCCCCTTGGAAAGATGGACTAGTGGATGCCCGGGTGTGCTTCTGCTTGTCTTTGTGTTGGGTGATAGTCAGCAAGCGCCTTCTGCCAGTCAGAGCATCCCAGGACTAGCCAAGCAGGACTGCTTTGGAGGGAAAGAGCTCCCCATCACTGGAGACGTCCAGGCACCTACCTTCCCCCTCTGCCGCCCGCCCTCTTCCAGCCCTGCGGGTGCAAGGCCTGGCCCAGCTGCCCTCCTCAGGAGCATGGCATCGGCCTTTGCAAGGGTGGTCAGGAGCGTGGTCCAGGAGCTGGACCACGGTGGGGAGCTCACCCCTGTGGACAGCCTGCAGAGCTCCACCAGCTTCCAGCTCTACTGCCTTTTGGGCAGGAAGTCCTCGAGTTCACGGTTCTGGAAACACCGCTACACACGTGTCAACCTGTCCATCAGGGACATCCTGGAGCCCGACGCCCCAGAGCCAG CTGTGGAGTGTGGCAACACCTTCCATTTCCACGATGCTATGGATGGGAAGATGCAGGGCAGCGTGGAGCTGGCGGCCCCAGGACAGGGGAAGCTGTCAGGCGGGGCCGCGGTGTCCGGCAGCTCCAGCGCCTCGATGATCGTGTGCACGCTGCGAGTGGCGCCCAACACCTGGGAAGCCATGCATCGAGAGAG GCGCTTGCGGCGGCCTGAGCACAAAGTCCTGCAGCAGCTGCGGAATCGTGGGGATGACGTGTTCGTCGTGACCGAGGTGCTGCAGACACAGCAGGAGGTGGAAGTCACCTGGACCCAAAAGCAGGAGGGCTCCGGCCAGTTTGCACTTCCGGGAGCCATGGGCTTGCAG GGCAGAGGCGAGGGCCACCTGAGCCAGAACAAGATGGTCACCATCCCCGCGGGCAGCATCCTCGCCTTTCGGGTGGCCCAGCTGGTTATGGGCTCTGACTGGG ACATCCTCTTCTTCCCGGACAAGAAGCAGACGACCTTCAGGCCACAGCAGGAAG GTGGCCAGCTGCAGCGGTCCTCCTGCCTCACCTCCacaaaatttctctctctccgCTTCAAGTTCCTGTCGG ATGGGCCCATGGAGGACCGGTTGGCGACCACCGAAGGCTTCCAGGGCCTGCAGGCAGAAGTGGAGGCTTGGGCCGTGGGCCTGGAGGGCTTGTCCAGGGAGCCTTGTCGGCAGCTGCTGGGGGCCCTCGGGCAGGTGCTGCGGGACGAGGCCGCCCTGCAAGCCCTGGATGAGTCG CTGGAGCACGGCCTGCGTGGCGGGCTTTTGGAGTCTCGGGATGGTCCGGTGGGTGCTGTCCTCGAGTGCCTGGTGTTCTCCTCCAGAAGGCTGGAAAAGAGACTTGCCGGCCCCGTCTTCTACCTGCTGCAAGCTCTAGCTG CGCTGAGTGCAACCCAGCGCGTGCTGCTGGCTGAGGTGCTGGAGATGGGGGCCCTGTCAGGGGCGTTCAAACTG GTGGAGAACCTTTTGGAGCAGAGCGCCCCACGGCAGGAGCACAGGGCCGCGCCCCTGCCGCGCGAGCCCCTGGGGAGCAGCTGGGGCTCAGAGGCGCCCACCTGGGTCCTGCTGGAGGAGTGCGGCCTTGAGCCACAGGTGGGCGCCCCCCAGGTGTGCTGGAAACCGGAGGCCCAGGGCCGTGCGAGTGCGCTTTACGCCTGCCTCGCACTGCTGCTCAGGCTGAGCCGGCTCTGCTAG
- the GSDMD gene encoding gasdermin-D isoform X2, with translation MASAFARVVRSVVQELDHGGELTPVDSLQSSTSFQLYCLLGRKSSSSRFWKHRYTRVNLSIRDILEPDAPEPAVECGNTFHFHDAMDGKMQGSVELAAPGQGKLSGGAAVSGSSSASMIVCTLRVAPNTWEAMHRERRLRRPEHKVLQQLRNRGDDVFVVTEVLQTQQEVEVTWTQKQEGSGQFALPGAMGLQGRGEGHLSQNKMVTIPAGSILAFRVAQLVMGSDWDILFFPDKKQTTFRPQQEGGQLQRSSCLTSTKFLSLRFKFLSDGPMEDRLATTEGFQGLQAEVEAWAVGLEGLSREPCRQLLGALGQVLRDEAALQALDESLEHGLRGGLLESRDGPVGAVLECLVFSSRRLEKRLAGPVFYLLQALAALSATQRVLLAEVLEMGALSGAFKLVENLLEQSAPRQEHRAAPLPREPLGSSWGSEAPTWVLLEECGLEPQVGAPQVCWKPEAQGRASALYACLALLLRLSRLC, from the exons ATGGCATCGGCCTTTGCAAGGGTGGTCAGGAGCGTGGTCCAGGAGCTGGACCACGGTGGGGAGCTCACCCCTGTGGACAGCCTGCAGAGCTCCACCAGCTTCCAGCTCTACTGCCTTTTGGGCAGGAAGTCCTCGAGTTCACGGTTCTGGAAACACCGCTACACACGTGTCAACCTGTCCATCAGGGACATCCTGGAGCCCGACGCCCCAGAGCCAG CTGTGGAGTGTGGCAACACCTTCCATTTCCACGATGCTATGGATGGGAAGATGCAGGGCAGCGTGGAGCTGGCGGCCCCAGGACAGGGGAAGCTGTCAGGCGGGGCCGCGGTGTCCGGCAGCTCCAGCGCCTCGATGATCGTGTGCACGCTGCGAGTGGCGCCCAACACCTGGGAAGCCATGCATCGAGAGAG GCGCTTGCGGCGGCCTGAGCACAAAGTCCTGCAGCAGCTGCGGAATCGTGGGGATGACGTGTTCGTCGTGACCGAGGTGCTGCAGACACAGCAGGAGGTGGAAGTCACCTGGACCCAAAAGCAGGAGGGCTCCGGCCAGTTTGCACTTCCGGGAGCCATGGGCTTGCAG GGCAGAGGCGAGGGCCACCTGAGCCAGAACAAGATGGTCACCATCCCCGCGGGCAGCATCCTCGCCTTTCGGGTGGCCCAGCTGGTTATGGGCTCTGACTGGG ACATCCTCTTCTTCCCGGACAAGAAGCAGACGACCTTCAGGCCACAGCAGGAAG GTGGCCAGCTGCAGCGGTCCTCCTGCCTCACCTCCacaaaatttctctctctccgCTTCAAGTTCCTGTCGG ATGGGCCCATGGAGGACCGGTTGGCGACCACCGAAGGCTTCCAGGGCCTGCAGGCAGAAGTGGAGGCTTGGGCCGTGGGCCTGGAGGGCTTGTCCAGGGAGCCTTGTCGGCAGCTGCTGGGGGCCCTCGGGCAGGTGCTGCGGGACGAGGCCGCCCTGCAAGCCCTGGATGAGTCG CTGGAGCACGGCCTGCGTGGCGGGCTTTTGGAGTCTCGGGATGGTCCGGTGGGTGCTGTCCTCGAGTGCCTGGTGTTCTCCTCCAGAAGGCTGGAAAAGAGACTTGCCGGCCCCGTCTTCTACCTGCTGCAAGCTCTAGCTG CGCTGAGTGCAACCCAGCGCGTGCTGCTGGCTGAGGTGCTGGAGATGGGGGCCCTGTCAGGGGCGTTCAAACTG GTGGAGAACCTTTTGGAGCAGAGCGCCCCACGGCAGGAGCACAGGGCCGCGCCCCTGCCGCGCGAGCCCCTGGGGAGCAGCTGGGGCTCAGAGGCGCCCACCTGGGTCCTGCTGGAGGAGTGCGGCCTTGAGCCACAGGTGGGCGCCCCCCAGGTGTGCTGGAAACCGGAGGCCCAGGGCCGTGCGAGTGCGCTTTACGCCTGCCTCGCACTGCTGCTCAGGCTGAGCCGGCTCTGCTAG
- the MROH6 gene encoding LOW QUALITY PROTEIN: maestro heat-like repeat-containing protein family member 6 (The sequence of the model RefSeq protein was modified relative to this genomic sequence to represent the inferred CDS: substituted 1 base at 1 genomic stop codon), which produces MAGGAWDWAQGAPVGALTLTALAEGIRASQGQPPGPPSTGPHPEPELERGVEPGRAAAISPAGSEPFSQPPTQEPVPEGPGLHLTPQSSLEEGALADPASYTAACLDEAGFAGTQATALTLSSALEAWGEWLEDQVHGLVRGPLAQVPSLAEWRPQRAALQVLSTLALEHCRAVVCALLPCSLSPDRAAAELWRGLSQNQRVNGQVLVQLLWVLKGSARCQLEALVATRALGEMLAVSGRVGATRGFYPHLLLVLVTQLHELARDPCPGRHGNASVLTLCPPAQLLQSRPTTRLLREEVILDRLCAWQGDPEPTVHWLGLLGLGHLALNRRKVRHVSTLLPALLGALGEGGARLVGAALGTLRRVLMRPRAPVRLLGAELGPLLPPLVEDARDSVRASAVGLLGTLVRRGWGGLRVGLRGPLRKLVLQSLVPLLLRLYDPSRDTNESSEWTLTLCDQALRWGLLEEMVTVAHCNSPEALSCICHRLVXGYPSHVPRFLSQTQGYLRSPQDSLRWAAVVLVGFLVHHSSPRRINQDLLDNLFQDLGQLQSDPEPTVVAAAQASTQQVVLRAQAQHPPCRGCLLRLPCPGQRRAHPARPPPVYRDSPFQHHQSPAGPWGCLGPG; this is translated from the exons ATGGCTGGGGGCGCGTGGGACTGGGCCCAGGGGGCTCCCGTGGGAGCCCTAACCCTGACGGCTCTGGCTGAAGGGATCCGGGCCAGCCAGGGGCAGCCCCCGGGACCCCCTTCCACCGGCCCTCATCCCGAACCTGAGCTTGAACGCGGGGTAGAGCCTGGGCGGGCAGCCGCCATTTCCCCAGCTGGCAGTGAGCCCTTCTCCCAGCCTCCTACCCAGGAGCCAGTCCCTGAGGGACCCGGTCTTCATCTG ACTCCCCAGAGTTCCTTGGAAGAGGGGGCCCTCGCAGACCCGGCGTCGTACACGGCTGCCTGTCTGGACGAGGCTGGCTTTGCGGGAACGCAGGCGACAGCACTCACCCTGTCCTCAGCCCTGGAGGCCTGGGGGGAGTGGCTGGAGGACCAG GTGCACGGCCTTGTGCGAGGGCCGCTGGCACAGGTGCCCAGCCTGGCAGAGTGGAGGCCCCAGCGGGCGGCCCTGCAGGTGCTGAGCACACTGGCCCTGGAGCACTGTCGGGCCGTGGTGTGTGCACTGCTGCCGTGCTCACTGTCCCCGGACCG GGCGGCAGCCGAGCTTTGGCGTGGCCTGAGCCAGAACCAGCGCGTGAATGGGCAGGtgctggtgcagctgctgtgggtgCTAAAGGGCTCGGCCAGATGCCAGCTGGAGGCACTGGTG GCCACTCGTGCCCTTGGGGAGATGCTGGCTGTGTCAGGCCGCGTGGGCGCCACGCGGGGGTTCTACCCGCATCTTCTCCTTGTGCTGGTCACACAGCTACATGAGCTGGCCCGGGACCCATGCCCGGGCCGGCACGGGAACGCGAGCGTGCTGACCCTGTGTCCCCCCGCCCAGCTGTTGCAGAGCCGGCCCACCACACGGCTTCTGCGGGAGGAGGTCATCCTGGACCGGCTCTGCGCTTGGCAGGGCGACCCCGAGCCCACCGTGCACtggctgggcctgctgggcctcGGCCACCTGGCGCTGAACCGCAGGAAG GTGCGTCACGTGAGCACGCTGCTGCCCGCGCTCCTGGGCGCCCTGGGCGAGGGTGGCGCGCGGCTCGTGGGCGCCGCACTGGGGACGCTGCGGAGGGTCCTGATGCGGCCACGGGCGCCGGTGCGGCTCCTGGGCGCGGAGCTGGGACCGCTCCTCCCACCGCTTGTGGAAGAC GCCCGGGACTCGGTCCGCGCCTCGGCGGTCGGGCTCCTCGGGACGCTGGTGCGGCGCGGCTGGGGCGGGCTCCGGGTGGGACTCCGCGGCCCCCTGCGGAAGCTGGTGCTGCAGAGTCTCGTGCCGCTGCTGTTGCGACTGTATGACCCCAGCCGGGACACCAATGAG AGCTCAGAGTGGACCCTGACCCTCTGTGACCAGGCCCTGCGCTGGGGCCTACTGGAGGAGATGGTCACCGTGGCCCACTGCAACAGCCCTGAGGCCCTAAGCTGcatctgccaccgcctg GTTTAGGGGTACCCGAGTCACGTGCCCCGCTTCCTGAGCCAGACCCAGGGCTACCTGCGGAGCCCACAGGACTCCCTGCGCTGGGCAGCTGTGGTGCTCGTGG GCTTCCTGGTCCATCACTCAAGCCCCCGCCGCATCAACCAGGACCTGCTAGACAATCTGTTCCAGG ACCTGGGGCAGCTGCAGAGTGACCCTGAGCCCACTGTGGTGGCAGCGGCACAAGCGTCCACCCAGCAGGTGGTGCTGCGGGCTCAGGCACAGCACCCTCCCTGCCGTGGGTGCCTCCTGCGCCTTCCCTGCCCGGGCCAGCGCCGCGCCCACCCTGCCCGGCCCCCACCAGTCTACAGAGACAGCCCGTTCCAGCACCACCAGAGCCCCGCTGGCCCCTGGGGCTGCTTAGGACCAGGCTGA
- the NAPRT gene encoding nicotinate phosphoribosyltransferase isoform X2 produces the protein MAAEQDPEGRAAARPLLTDLYQATMALGYWRAGRAQEAAEFELFFRRCPFGGAFALAAGLRDCVRFVRDFRLTDADVQFVASVLPPDTDPAFFQHLRALDCSGVTVRALPEGSLAFPSVPLLQVSGPLLVVQLLETPLLCLVSYASLVATNAARLRLIAGPEKRLLELGLRRAQGPDGGLTASTYSYLGGFDGSSNMLAGQLRGVPVAGTLAHSFITSFSGTEVPPEPMLAPAAGQGPRVDLAACVETWLERVCGHLGLGVQEPHRGERAAFVAYALAFPRAFQGLLDTYSVRRSGLPNFLAVALALEELGYQAVGVRLDSGDLLQQAQETRGVFRTVAAQFRVPWLESIPIAVSNNIDEQELARLSQKLVSVGGQPRMKLTEDPEKQTLPGSKAAFRLLGSDGALLLDVLQLAEEPPPQAGQELRVWPRGTQESCTVRPVHVEPLLRLWVQQGQLCEPLPSLAESRAFAQQSLSRLSPAHRWLEQPALYQVALSEKLRALVDRLSAEVPSENPLLGAA, from the exons ATGGCGGCGGAGCAGGACCCCGAGGGGCGCGCGGCGGCGCGGCCGCTGCTCACCGACCTGTACCAGGCCACCATGGCGCTGGGCTACTGGCGCGCCGGCCGGGCGCAGGAGGCGGCCGAGTTCGAACTCTTCTTCCGCCGCTGCCCGTTCGGCGGAGCCTTCGCCCTGGCCGCGGGGCTGCGCGACTGCGTGCGTTTCGTGCGCGACTTCCGCCTGACGGACGCAG ACGTGCAGTTCGTGGCCTCGGTGCTGCCCCCAGACACAGACCCCGCGTTCTTCCAGCATCTTCGTGCCCTCGACTGCTCCGGGGTGACGGTGCGGGCCCTGCCCGAGGGCTCCCTCGCCTTCCCCAGC GTGCCGCTGCTGCAGGTGTCCGGGCCGCTCCTGGTGGTGCAGCTGCTGGAGACGCCGCTCCTCTGCCTGGTCAGCTACGCCAG CCTCGTCGCCACGAACGCCGCGCGGCTTCGCCTGATCGCAGGGCCGGAGAAGCGGCTGCTGGAGCTGGGGCTTCGGCGGGCTCAGGGCCCCGACGGGGGTCTTACCGCCTCTACCTACAGCTACCTGGGCG GCTTCGATGGCAGCAGCAACATGCTCGCAGGACAGCTGCGGGGCGTGCCGGTGGCCGGGACCCTGGCGCACTCCTTCATCACCTCCTTTTCAGGCACCGAGGTGCCCCCTGAACCG ATGTTGGCTCCAGCGGCTGGTCAGGGCCCCAGGGTGGACCTGGCTGCCTGCGTGGAGACGTGGCTGGAGCGTGTGTGTGGccacctggggctgggggtgcaggAGCCACACCGGGGTGAGCGGGCGGCCTTTGTGGCCTATGCCCTGGCCTTTCCCCGGGCCTTCCAGGGCCTGCTGGACACCTACAGTGTGCGGAG GAGTGGTCTCCCCAACTTCCTGGCTGTAGCCCTGGCACTGGAGGAGCTGGGCTACCAGGCAGTGGGAGTGAGGCTGGACAGTGGCGACCTGCTTCAGCAGGCTCAGGAGACGCGTGGCGTCTTCCGAACAGTGGCGGCCCA GTTCCGGGTGCCCTGGCTGGAGTCCATCCCCATTGCTGTCAGCAACAACATTGATGAGCAGGAGCTGGCCAGGCTGTCCCAGAAG CTGGTGTCCGTGGGAGGCCAGCCGCGGATGAAGCTGACCGAGGACCCCGAGAAGCAGACATTGCCTGGAAGCAAGGCTGCCTTCCGGCTCCTGGGCTCCGATG GGGCTCTGCTGTTAGACGTGCTGCAGTTAGCAGAGGAGCCACCTCCCCAGGCTGGCCAGGAGCTCAGAGTCTGGCCTCGAGGGACCCAGGAGTCCTGTACCGTGAGGCCGGTGCACGTGGAGCCGCTGCTGCGACTCTGGGTCCAGCAGGGACAG cTGTGTGAGCCCCTCCCATCTCTGGCCGAATCTAGAGCCTTCGCCCAGCAGTCCCTGAGCCGTCTGAGTCCTGCCCACAGGTGGCTCGAGCAGCCTGCGCTGTACCAG gTGGCGCTGTCTGAGAAGCTCCGGGCCCTGGTGGACAGACTGAGTGCAGAGGTGCCCTCTGAGAATCCCCTGCTGGGAGCTGCCTGA
- the EEF1D gene encoding elongation factor 1-delta isoform X3, producing MATNFLVHEKIWFDKFKYDDAERKFYEQMNGPVAGSSRQENGASVILRDIARARENIQKSLAGSSGPGAPSGPSGDHSELVIRIASLEVENQSLRGVVQDLQQAVSQLEARLSALEKSSPAHRATAPQTQHVSPMRQVEPPARKVATATEDDEDDDIDLFGSDEEEDREAARLREERLRQYAEKKAAKPALVAKSSILLDVKPWDDETDMAQLEACVRSIQLDGLTWGGSKLVPVGYGIHKLQIQCVVEDDKVGTDLLEEEITKFEEHVQSVDIAAFNKI from the exons ATGGCCACAAACTTTCTAGTGCACGAGAAGATCTGGTTTGACAAGTTCAAATATGACGATGCAGAAAGGAAATTCTACGAGCAGATGAACGGGCCCGTGGCCGGCTCCTCACGCCAG GAGAACGGTGCCAGCGTGATCCTCCGTGACATCGCGAGAGCCAGAGAAAACATCCAGAAGTCCCTGGCCGGG AGCtcaggccccggggcccccaGCGGGCCCAGCGGAGACCACAGTGAGCTGGTCATCCGGATTGCCAGCCTGGAAGTGGAGAACCAGAGCCTGCGAGGGG TGGTGCAGGATCTGCAGCAGGCTGTCTCCCAGCTGGAGGCCCGGCTGAGCGCGCTAGAGAAGAGCTCGCCCGCCCACCGGGCCACAGCTCCGCAGACCCAG CACGTGTCTCCCATGCGCCAAGTGGAGCCCCCCGCCAGGAAGGTGGCCACCGCCACAGAGGACGACGAGGACGACGACATTGACCTGTTCGGCAGCGACGAGGAGGAGGACCGGGAGGCGGCCCGGCTGCGGGAGGAGAGGCTGCGGCAGTACGCCGAGAAGAAGGCCGCAAAGCCTGCCCTGGTGGCCAAGTCCTCCATCCTCCTGGACGTCAAGCCT tggGATGACGAGACGGACATGGCCCAGCTGGAGGCCTGCGTGCGCTCCATCCAGCTGGATGGGCTGACCTGGGGGGGCTCCAAGCTGGTGCCCGTGGGCTACGGCATCCACAAGCTACAGATCCAGTGTGTGGTGGAGGACGACAAGGTGGGCACGGACCTCCTGGAAGAGGAGATCACCAAGTTCGAGGAGCAT GTGCAGAGCGTTGACATTGCTGCTTTCAACAAGATCTGA
- the NAPRT gene encoding nicotinate phosphoribosyltransferase isoform X1, protein MAAEQDPEGRAAARPLLTDLYQATMALGYWRAGRAQEAAEFELFFRRCPFGGAFALAAGLRDCVRFVRDFRLTDADVQFVASVLPPDTDPAFFQHLRALDCSGVTVRALPEGSLAFPSVPLLQVSGPLLVVQLLETPLLCLVSYASLVATNAARLRLIAGPEKRLLELGLRRAQGPDGGLTASTYSYLGGFDGSSNMLAGQLRGVPVAGTLAHSFITSFSGTEVPPEPMLAPAAGQGPRVDLAACVETWLERVCGHLGLGVQEPHRGERAAFVAYALAFPRAFQGLLDTYSVRRSGLPNFLAVALALEELGYQAVGVRLDSGDLLQQAQETRGVFRTVAAQFRVPWLESIPIAVSNNIDEQELARLSQKGSEVNVIGIGTSVVTCPRQPSLGCVYKLVSVGGQPRMKLTEDPEKQTLPGSKAAFRLLGSDGALLLDVLQLAEEPPPQAGQELRVWPRGTQESCTVRPVHVEPLLRLWVQQGQLCEPLPSLAESRAFAQQSLSRLSPAHRWLEQPALYQVALSEKLRALVDRLSAEVPSENPLLGAA, encoded by the exons ATGGCGGCGGAGCAGGACCCCGAGGGGCGCGCGGCGGCGCGGCCGCTGCTCACCGACCTGTACCAGGCCACCATGGCGCTGGGCTACTGGCGCGCCGGCCGGGCGCAGGAGGCGGCCGAGTTCGAACTCTTCTTCCGCCGCTGCCCGTTCGGCGGAGCCTTCGCCCTGGCCGCGGGGCTGCGCGACTGCGTGCGTTTCGTGCGCGACTTCCGCCTGACGGACGCAG ACGTGCAGTTCGTGGCCTCGGTGCTGCCCCCAGACACAGACCCCGCGTTCTTCCAGCATCTTCGTGCCCTCGACTGCTCCGGGGTGACGGTGCGGGCCCTGCCCGAGGGCTCCCTCGCCTTCCCCAGC GTGCCGCTGCTGCAGGTGTCCGGGCCGCTCCTGGTGGTGCAGCTGCTGGAGACGCCGCTCCTCTGCCTGGTCAGCTACGCCAG CCTCGTCGCCACGAACGCCGCGCGGCTTCGCCTGATCGCAGGGCCGGAGAAGCGGCTGCTGGAGCTGGGGCTTCGGCGGGCTCAGGGCCCCGACGGGGGTCTTACCGCCTCTACCTACAGCTACCTGGGCG GCTTCGATGGCAGCAGCAACATGCTCGCAGGACAGCTGCGGGGCGTGCCGGTGGCCGGGACCCTGGCGCACTCCTTCATCACCTCCTTTTCAGGCACCGAGGTGCCCCCTGAACCG ATGTTGGCTCCAGCGGCTGGTCAGGGCCCCAGGGTGGACCTGGCTGCCTGCGTGGAGACGTGGCTGGAGCGTGTGTGTGGccacctggggctgggggtgcaggAGCCACACCGGGGTGAGCGGGCGGCCTTTGTGGCCTATGCCCTGGCCTTTCCCCGGGCCTTCCAGGGCCTGCTGGACACCTACAGTGTGCGGAG GAGTGGTCTCCCCAACTTCCTGGCTGTAGCCCTGGCACTGGAGGAGCTGGGCTACCAGGCAGTGGGAGTGAGGCTGGACAGTGGCGACCTGCTTCAGCAGGCTCAGGAGACGCGTGGCGTCTTCCGAACAGTGGCGGCCCA GTTCCGGGTGCCCTGGCTGGAGTCCATCCCCATTGCTGTCAGCAACAACATTGATGAGCAGGAGCTGGCCAGGCTGTCCCAGAAG ggCAGTGAGGTGAACGTCATCGGCATCGGTACTAGCGTGGTCACCTGCCCTCGCCAGCCTTCCCTGGGCTGTGTCTACAAG CTGGTGTCCGTGGGAGGCCAGCCGCGGATGAAGCTGACCGAGGACCCCGAGAAGCAGACATTGCCTGGAAGCAAGGCTGCCTTCCGGCTCCTGGGCTCCGATG GGGCTCTGCTGTTAGACGTGCTGCAGTTAGCAGAGGAGCCACCTCCCCAGGCTGGCCAGGAGCTCAGAGTCTGGCCTCGAGGGACCCAGGAGTCCTGTACCGTGAGGCCGGTGCACGTGGAGCCGCTGCTGCGACTCTGGGTCCAGCAGGGACAG cTGTGTGAGCCCCTCCCATCTCTGGCCGAATCTAGAGCCTTCGCCCAGCAGTCCCTGAGCCGTCTGAGTCCTGCCCACAGGTGGCTCGAGCAGCCTGCGCTGTACCAG gTGGCGCTGTCTGAGAAGCTCCGGGCCCTGGTGGACAGACTGAGTGCAGAGGTGCCCTCTGAGAATCCCCTGCTGGGAGCTGCCTGA
- the GSDMD gene encoding gasdermin-D isoform X3 → MDGKMQGSVELAAPGQGKLSGGAAVSGSSSASMIVCTLRVAPNTWEAMHRERRLRRPEHKVLQQLRNRGDDVFVVTEVLQTQQEVEVTWTQKQEGSGQFALPGAMGLQGRGEGHLSQNKMVTIPAGSILAFRVAQLVMGSDWDILFFPDKKQTTFRPQQEGGQLQRSSCLTSTKFLSLRFKFLSDGPMEDRLATTEGFQGLQAEVEAWAVGLEGLSREPCRQLLGALGQVLRDEAALQALDESLEHGLRGGLLESRDGPVGAVLECLVFSSRRLEKRLAGPVFYLLQALAALSATQRVLLAEVLEMGALSGAFKLVENLLEQSAPRQEHRAAPLPREPLGSSWGSEAPTWVLLEECGLEPQVGAPQVCWKPEAQGRASALYACLALLLRLSRLC, encoded by the exons ATGGATGGGAAGATGCAGGGCAGCGTGGAGCTGGCGGCCCCAGGACAGGGGAAGCTGTCAGGCGGGGCCGCGGTGTCCGGCAGCTCCAGCGCCTCGATGATCGTGTGCACGCTGCGAGTGGCGCCCAACACCTGGGAAGCCATGCATCGAGAGAG GCGCTTGCGGCGGCCTGAGCACAAAGTCCTGCAGCAGCTGCGGAATCGTGGGGATGACGTGTTCGTCGTGACCGAGGTGCTGCAGACACAGCAGGAGGTGGAAGTCACCTGGACCCAAAAGCAGGAGGGCTCCGGCCAGTTTGCACTTCCGGGAGCCATGGGCTTGCAG GGCAGAGGCGAGGGCCACCTGAGCCAGAACAAGATGGTCACCATCCCCGCGGGCAGCATCCTCGCCTTTCGGGTGGCCCAGCTGGTTATGGGCTCTGACTGGG ACATCCTCTTCTTCCCGGACAAGAAGCAGACGACCTTCAGGCCACAGCAGGAAG GTGGCCAGCTGCAGCGGTCCTCCTGCCTCACCTCCacaaaatttctctctctccgCTTCAAGTTCCTGTCGG ATGGGCCCATGGAGGACCGGTTGGCGACCACCGAAGGCTTCCAGGGCCTGCAGGCAGAAGTGGAGGCTTGGGCCGTGGGCCTGGAGGGCTTGTCCAGGGAGCCTTGTCGGCAGCTGCTGGGGGCCCTCGGGCAGGTGCTGCGGGACGAGGCCGCCCTGCAAGCCCTGGATGAGTCG CTGGAGCACGGCCTGCGTGGCGGGCTTTTGGAGTCTCGGGATGGTCCGGTGGGTGCTGTCCTCGAGTGCCTGGTGTTCTCCTCCAGAAGGCTGGAAAAGAGACTTGCCGGCCCCGTCTTCTACCTGCTGCAAGCTCTAGCTG CGCTGAGTGCAACCCAGCGCGTGCTGCTGGCTGAGGTGCTGGAGATGGGGGCCCTGTCAGGGGCGTTCAAACTG GTGGAGAACCTTTTGGAGCAGAGCGCCCCACGGCAGGAGCACAGGGCCGCGCCCCTGCCGCGCGAGCCCCTGGGGAGCAGCTGGGGCTCAGAGGCGCCCACCTGGGTCCTGCTGGAGGAGTGCGGCCTTGAGCCACAGGTGGGCGCCCCCCAGGTGTGCTGGAAACCGGAGGCCCAGGGCCGTGCGAGTGCGCTTTACGCCTGCCTCGCACTGCTGCTCAGGCTGAGCCGGCTCTGCTAG